From the Chloroflexia bacterium SDU3-3 genome, one window contains:
- a CDS encoding glycosyltransferase family 4 protein, translating into MNIVHIVQLYHPVATGSARYFIEISARLAAEGHRVTVVATDAYDLEHFWMAGKRRAEPPEELHRGVRIVRLPVRRAPGPPILYPVLRRLMVELGRVPGSAPLLRRMATITPRLPGLPAQLAGGPVDLIHTTNITLDFAIVPAWRMARQRGIAFFCTPLMHLGEPGDQSLARYYSMPHQIDMLRTSDRVLTMTDIERGYLAGRGVPAERLRRVGVGVSPDEVAGGDGQRFRAEHGIVGQMVLAIGAMARDKGTPHVVEAMQRLWDAGSDATLVLIGAPLEHFTAFYQQLPPQHKAKIVLLPYAPEQTKRDALAAATLLALPSRTDSFGIVFLEAWLYGLPVIGARAGGIPDVVAEGQDGLLVPFAAPDELASAIGALLADPARASAMGAAGRAKVLREYTWDSVYARVRAAYDEVLGS; encoded by the coding sequence ATGAACATTGTGCATATCGTCCAGCTCTACCACCCTGTCGCCACTGGATCTGCGCGCTACTTTATCGAGATCAGCGCCCGCCTCGCCGCCGAGGGCCACCGCGTGACCGTGGTGGCCACGGATGCGTATGACCTTGAGCACTTCTGGATGGCGGGCAAGCGCCGCGCCGAGCCGCCCGAGGAGCTGCACCGGGGCGTGCGGATCGTGCGGCTGCCGGTGCGGCGTGCGCCGGGGCCGCCCATCCTCTACCCCGTGCTGCGCCGCCTGATGGTCGAGCTTGGCCGCGTGCCCGGCAGCGCGCCGCTGCTGCGGCGCATGGCCACGATCACCCCGCGCCTGCCCGGGCTGCCCGCGCAGCTGGCGGGCGGGCCGGTGGATCTGATCCACACCACCAACATCACGCTGGATTTTGCGATTGTACCAGCCTGGCGCATGGCGCGCCAGCGCGGCATAGCGTTCTTCTGCACCCCGCTGATGCACCTGGGCGAGCCGGGCGACCAGTCGCTGGCGCGCTACTACAGCATGCCCCACCAGATCGATATGCTGCGCACCAGCGACCGCGTGCTGACCATGACCGACATCGAGCGCGGCTACCTGGCCGGGCGCGGCGTGCCCGCCGAGCGCCTGCGGCGGGTGGGCGTGGGCGTCTCGCCCGACGAGGTGGCGGGCGGCGATGGCCAGCGTTTCCGCGCCGAGCACGGTATCGTTGGGCAAATGGTGCTGGCCATCGGCGCGATGGCGCGCGACAAGGGCACGCCCCACGTGGTGGAGGCGATGCAGCGCCTGTGGGATGCCGGGTCGGATGCCACGCTGGTGCTGATCGGCGCGCCGCTGGAGCACTTCACCGCCTTCTACCAGCAGCTGCCGCCGCAGCACAAGGCCAAGATCGTGCTGCTGCCCTACGCCCCCGAGCAGACCAAGCGCGACGCGCTGGCCGCCGCCACGCTGCTGGCCCTGCCCTCGCGCACCGACTCGTTCGGGATCGTGTTCCTGGAGGCCTGGCTCTACGGCCTGCCGGTGATCGGCGCGCGCGCCGGGGGCATCCCCGACGTGGTGGCCGAGGGCCAGGATGGCCTGCTGGTGCCCTTCGCTGCGCCCGATGAGCTGGCCAGCGCCATCGGCGCACTGCTGGCCGACCCGGCGCGGGCCAGCGCCATGGGCGCGGCGGGCCGGGCCAAGGTGCTGCGCGAGTACACCTGGGACAGCGTCTATGCGCGCGTGCGGGCCGCCTACGATGAGGTGCTCGGCTCGTAG
- a CDS encoding acetyltransferase, with protein MMEISFRPVEHRDFPLLLAWLARPHVREWWDNGDDTLEKVAAHYGSPSAARFIALQGEGRPIGYIQYYRADADEVGVDMFLGEPELVGRGVGTATLRAFLGLVAQREHPRTVIVDPDPRNGRAIRCYTKVGFQPVATITNDDGHPALIMRLDLRTPTPDKEGTT; from the coding sequence ATGATGGAGATCAGCTTTCGCCCGGTGGAGCATCGAGATTTCCCACTGCTGCTGGCCTGGCTGGCCAGACCCCACGTGAGGGAGTGGTGGGATAACGGCGACGATACGCTTGAGAAGGTGGCCGCGCACTACGGCAGCCCTAGCGCGGCGCGCTTTATCGCGCTGCAGGGCGAAGGGCGGCCCATCGGCTATATCCAGTACTACCGCGCGGATGCGGATGAGGTCGGCGTCGACATGTTTCTCGGCGAGCCAGAGCTGGTCGGGCGCGGGGTGGGAACGGCCACCCTGCGCGCCTTCCTCGGCCTGGTGGCGCAGCGCGAGCACCCCCGCACGGTGATCGTCGACCCCGACCCGCGCAACGGGCGGGCCATCCGCTGCTACACCAAGGTCGGCTTTCAGCCCGTGGCCACCATCACCAACGATGATGGCCACCCCGCGCTGATCATGCGCCTTGATCTGCGCACGCCGACACCAGATAAGGAAGGGACGACGTGA